The following proteins come from a genomic window of Myroides odoratus DSM 2801:
- the rpoB gene encoding DNA-directed RNA polymerase subunit beta: protein MITNQNERLNFASTKNIPAYPDFLDIQVKSFKDFFQLETKSEERGNEGLYNTFMENFPITDTRNQFVLEFLDYFVDPPRYSIEECIDRGLTYSVPLKARLKLYCTDPEHEDFETIVQDVYLGTIPYMTPSGTFVINGAERVVVSQLHRSPGVFFGQSFHANGTKLYSARVIPFKGSWIEFATDINSVMYAYIDRKKKLPVTTLFRAIGFERDKDILEIFDLAEEVKVSKTGLKKYIGRRLAARVLNTWHEDFVDEDTGEVVSIERNEIILDRDTVLDKDNVEEIIEANVKNILLHKEDNNQADYAIIHNTLQKDPTNSEKEAVEHIYRQLRNAEPPDEETARGIIDKLFFSDQRYNLGEVGRYRMNKKLNLDTPIDKQVLTKEDIITIVKYLIELINSKAEIDDIDHLSNRRVRTVGEQLSAQFGVGLARMARTIRERMNVRDNEVFTPIDLINAKTLSSVINSFFGTNQLSQFMDQTNPLAEITHKRRLSALGPGGLSRERAGFEVRDVHYTHYGRLCPIETPEGPNIGLISSLAVYAKVNNMGFIETPYRPVVDGKVDIVNAPTYLSAEEEEGMLIAQANVPMDNEGNITEERVVVKEEGDFPVVEPKDLHYTDVSPNQIASISASLIPFLEHDDANRALMGSNMMRQAVPLLRADSPIVGTGLERQVASDSRVLINAEGEGVVEYVDAQKIIIKYDRTDDERLISFDPDEKVYNLIKFRKTNQSTCINLKPIVRKGDRVTRGQVLCEGYATQNGELALGRNLQVAFMPWKGYNFEDAIVISEKVVREDIFTSIHIDDYTLEVRDTKLGNEELTNDIPNVSEEATKDLDENGMIRIGAEVKPGDILIGKITPKGESDPTPEEKLLRAIFGDKAGDVKDASLKASPSLRGVVLDKKLFARAVKDKRKRSKDKDDLALLETKFEVKFNELKDRLVEKLFFIVNGKTSQGVLNDLGEEILPKGKKFTQKMLHAVDDFAHLTKGQWTVDEETNSMITDLIHNYKIKLNDLQGALRREKFMITVGDELPSGILKLAKVYIAKKRKLKVGDKMAGRHGNKGIVARIVRDEDMPFLEDGTPVDIVLNPLGVPSRMNIGQIYETVLGWAGQKLGKKYATPIFDGANLDQINALTDEAGIPRFGHTYLYDGGTGERFHQRATVGVIYMLKLGHMVDDKMHARSIGPYSLITQQPLGGKAQFGGQRFGEMEVWALEAYGASSTLREILTVKSDDVIGRAKTYEAIVKGETMPEPGLPESFNVLMHELKGLGLDIRLEE from the coding sequence ATGATCACAAATCAGAATGAAAGATTAAATTTTGCCTCTACAAAGAATATTCCTGCTTATCCAGATTTCTTGGATATCCAGGTTAAATCTTTTAAAGATTTCTTTCAGTTAGAAACGAAATCAGAAGAAAGAGGTAATGAAGGTTTATATAATACCTTCATGGAGAACTTCCCGATCACTGATACGAGAAATCAGTTTGTATTGGAGTTTCTTGATTACTTTGTTGATCCTCCTCGCTATTCAATTGAAGAATGTATTGATAGAGGACTAACGTATAGCGTTCCGTTAAAAGCGCGTTTAAAATTATACTGTACTGACCCTGAACACGAGGATTTTGAAACTATCGTTCAAGATGTGTATTTAGGAACAATACCGTATATGACGCCTAGCGGTACATTTGTAATCAATGGAGCTGAGCGTGTGGTAGTGTCTCAATTACACCGTTCACCTGGTGTGTTCTTTGGACAGTCATTCCATGCTAATGGAACTAAGTTGTATTCGGCGAGAGTAATTCCTTTCAAAGGATCATGGATTGAGTTTGCTACTGATATCAATAGCGTAATGTACGCGTACATTGATAGAAAGAAAAAATTACCTGTTACTACCTTATTTCGTGCTATCGGATTCGAAAGAGACAAGGATATCCTAGAGATTTTCGACCTAGCAGAAGAGGTTAAAGTATCAAAAACAGGGTTGAAAAAATACATCGGTCGTCGTCTTGCTGCACGTGTGTTAAATACATGGCATGAGGACTTCGTAGATGAAGATACAGGAGAAGTAGTTTCAATTGAGAGAAATGAGATTATCTTAGACCGTGATACAGTCCTAGATAAAGATAATGTCGAAGAAATCATTGAGGCGAACGTTAAGAATATCCTCCTACATAAAGAAGACAATAATCAGGCAGATTATGCCATCATTCATAATACATTACAGAAGGACCCTACAAACTCTGAAAAAGAGGCTGTAGAGCACATCTACCGTCAGTTGCGTAATGCAGAACCGCCTGATGAGGAAACTGCACGTGGTATTATTGATAAATTATTCTTCTCCGACCAACGTTACAATCTAGGTGAGGTGGGTCGTTACAGAATGAATAAGAAACTTAATCTTGATACCCCAATTGACAAACAGGTATTGACAAAAGAGGATATTATCACTATTGTTAAATACTTGATTGAATTAATTAACTCTAAAGCCGAAATTGATGATATTGACCACTTATCAAACCGTCGTGTACGTACTGTAGGTGAGCAATTATCGGCACAATTTGGTGTTGGTTTAGCACGTATGGCTAGAACAATTCGCGAGCGTATGAACGTACGTGACAACGAAGTGTTTACTCCAATCGACTTAATTAACGCGAAGACGTTATCGTCAGTGATTAATTCATTTTTCGGAACAAACCAGTTATCTCAGTTCATGGACCAAACGAATCCATTGGCAGAGATTACACACAAACGTCGTTTATCTGCTCTAGGACCTGGAGGTTTATCTAGAGAAAGAGCCGGATTCGAGGTACGTGACGTTCACTATACACACTACGGACGTTTATGTCCTATTGAAACGCCAGAGGGACCAAACATTGGTTTGATTTCATCTCTTGCGGTGTATGCAAAAGTGAATAATATGGGATTCATCGAAACACCTTACCGCCCAGTTGTGGATGGAAAAGTGGATATCGTGAATGCTCCAACTTATTTGAGTGCTGAAGAAGAAGAAGGAATGTTAATCGCGCAAGCGAACGTTCCGATGGATAACGAAGGAAACATTACAGAAGAACGTGTAGTTGTAAAAGAAGAAGGGGATTTCCCAGTGGTTGAACCGAAAGACTTACACTATACTGACGTTTCTCCTAACCAGATCGCTTCTATCTCAGCTTCATTGATTCCATTCTTAGAGCACGATGATGCGAACCGTGCGTTGATGGGATCGAACATGATGCGTCAGGCTGTGCCTTTATTACGTGCGGATTCTCCAATCGTAGGTACAGGTTTAGAAAGACAAGTTGCTTCAGATTCACGTGTTTTAATTAACGCAGAAGGTGAAGGTGTTGTTGAGTATGTAGATGCACAGAAAATTATTATTAAGTACGATCGTACGGATGATGAGCGTTTAATCAGCTTTGATCCAGACGAAAAAGTATATAATCTAATTAAGTTTAGAAAAACGAACCAAAGTACTTGTATCAACTTGAAACCTATCGTTCGCAAAGGAGATAGAGTAACAAGAGGTCAAGTATTATGTGAAGGATATGCTACACAAAATGGAGAGTTAGCTCTTGGACGTAACTTACAAGTGGCGTTTATGCCATGGAAAGGGTACAACTTCGAGGATGCTATCGTAATTTCAGAGAAAGTAGTACGTGAAGATATCTTTACTTCTATCCATATCGATGACTATACCTTAGAGGTGAGAGATACAAAATTAGGAAACGAAGAGTTGACTAATGATATCCCGAACGTAAGTGAGGAAGCAACGAAGGATTTAGATGAAAACGGTATGATCCGCATCGGTGCTGAAGTGAAGCCTGGTGATATCCTTATTGGTAAAATTACACCGAAAGGTGAATCTGATCCAACACCTGAAGAGAAGTTATTACGCGCAATCTTCGGTGATAAAGCTGGAGATGTGAAAGATGCATCGTTAAAAGCTTCACCTTCATTAAGAGGGGTGGTATTAGATAAGAAATTATTTGCAAGAGCTGTAAAAGACAAACGCAAACGTTCTAAAGATAAAGATGATTTAGCTTTACTAGAAACTAAATTCGAAGTGAAGTTCAATGAATTGAAAGATCGTTTAGTTGAAAAATTATTCTTCATCGTGAATGGTAAAACATCACAAGGTGTATTGAATGATTTAGGAGAGGAAATCTTACCAAAAGGAAAGAAATTCACTCAAAAGATGTTACATGCAGTGGATGATTTCGCTCACTTAACGAAAGGACAATGGACAGTTGATGAAGAAACAAACAGTATGATTACTGACTTGATTCACAACTACAAAATTAAGTTGAATGACTTACAAGGTGCTTTACGTAGAGAGAAATTTATGATTACTGTTGGGGATGAATTACCATCAGGAATCTTAAAACTTGCAAAAGTTTATATTGCTAAAAAACGTAAGTTAAAAGTTGGGGATAAGATGGCTGGACGTCACGGTAACAAAGGTATTGTTGCTAGAATCGTTCGCGATGAAGACATGCCATTCTTAGAAGACGGTACACCAGTTGATATCGTGTTAAACCCATTAGGGGTACCATCTCGTATGAACATTGGTCAGATTTATGAAACTGTTTTAGGATGGGCTGGACAAAAATTGGGTAAAAAATATGCTACTCCAATTTTCGACGGTGCAAACTTAGATCAAATCAATGCCCTTACAGATGAAGCTGGTATTCCTAGATTTGGACATACTTATTTGTACGATGGAGGAACTGGAGAGCGTTTCCACCAAAGAGCAACAGTAGGAGTTATTTACATGTTGAAATTAGGACACATGGTTGATGATAAGATGCACGCGCGTTCAATCGGACCATACTCTTTAATTACGCAACAACCATTAGGAGGTAAAGCTCAATTTGGAGGTCAGCGTTTTGGAGAGATGGAGGTTTGGGCTCTAGAAGCATACGGAGCATCAAGTACATTACGTGAGATTTTGACGGTAAAATCAGATGACGTTATTGGTAGAGCGAAAACTTACGAAGCTATCGTTAAAGGTGAAACTATGCCAGAACCAGGATTACCTGAATCATTCAATGTATTAATGCATGAATTAAAAGGTCTTGGACTAGACATCAGATTAGAAGAATAA